Part of the Debaryomyces hansenii CBS767 chromosome C complete sequence genome is shown below.
aaataatgtatGTAGCAAGGCTTAGTAAAAATCAGGATCCTTCATATCAGAGAAAGCTTGTCTTCTGTAATGCCATCTTCTATAAAGCATTCCGAGTGCCGCACAGAGCAAAAAGAGAGAAATATACGTATAACTCAGTGATGTTTCCCCAACCATGATATCATACCCGATATCATTAACTCTGGACAAATCTACAGTGCTAAGATAATCTTCGTCTAAGGTTTCTATTGTTATTTTAGACATCACGTATTCTTCTTTGGGTCTGTCATTCTTGTCTGTTCGAGCACTATTGAGGAGATCCAACGTGTCAAATCCGTTAATTATCTGGCCAAATACAACGTGTTTCCCGTCCAACCACGAACATTCGTCTTTTGTTGTAATGAAAAACTGTCCTCCGTTGGTATTAGGACCCCCATTGGCCATAGACATCCGTCCTTGCTTATTATGCttcaatttaaaattctCATCTCTAAACCTTCCCTTATTATTGTAAACGGAATGTCCTCCATACCCTTCCCCAAACTGATAGTCTCCCGTTTGAATCATAAAATCCTTGATTACACGGTGGAATAATGTCTTATCATCATATCCGTACCCATTCGTTTTGTTTGCCAACTggataaaattatttacaGTGAACGGCACGGTATAACCAAAGAGACCAGCGTGTATTTCCCCGATAACAACAGGTTTAACCCCATCCTTGTTCTTCCGCTTTGCAAGTTTGGTGATTTCAATATGTACTTTATGTGTGATTAGCGGATCACGGtataagaaattgatttcttgcACAGTTAATTTATCCATTAATGCATGCTTATCGATAACTAGCGATACCACACTTATACATAGGAATAGAATGCCTAATAACCCCTTCATTGTCTAGCCATTTATATGATCCGGTCTGATCTTAATAGCTGATATTCTACTAGTATAAATGAAAAGTGACACAAACCCACGCACAATTCGATCTCATTCAAAATTGGAGGTGGCAATTTTCATACACTAACAAGATAATAGTCATTATATAGTCAATTATAAGTTAATCATACAAAATGAACGGTATTTCAGTTGATATtaatcatttgaagaaagGAGAAGTTAATTTAGGTACATCAATTATGGCCGTTACATTTAAGGATGGGGTTATATTAGGAGCGGATTCAAGAACAACAACTGGAGCATATATCGCTAACAGAGTCACAGATAAGTTGACGCAAATTCATGATACCATATATTGTTGCCGGTCGGGATCAGCAGCAGATACACAGGCTGTGGCGGACATTGTTAAGTATCATTTGCAGGTTTACTCATCACAATTACCAAACAACGAAAAGCCTACTACGAAGGTAGCAGCGAACGtatttcaagaattatGTTACAACAACAAAGATGGTTTGACTGCAGGTATTATTTGTGCTGGGTATGATAAACAAAACAAGGGATCGGTGTATCTGATTCCAATTGGGGGTTCTATACATCAACAAGATTATGCGATTGCAGGTTCGGGATCCACGTTCATTTACGGTTGGTGTAACGAAAACTACAAGCCTGAGATGGAAAAGGACGATTGCgttcaattcatcaagaCTGCATTGTCTGAGGCCATTAAATGGGATGGTTCTTCTGGTGGTGTCATTAGAATGGTCATTTTAACCGAAAAAGGGGTCGAGAGATTAATCTTCTACCCTGAAGATtaccaaaaataattcttctgaaGTATATACTATCGATTATACAGTAAATATtagatatattaatattaggtgaaaaattcatcGTATTGAATAGTTTTGTTAAGCTGGTGATTTTCAGCAGTTTTACAGTTTCCAGTTTCTATAACTGGATTATGGCATACATCCACGTAGCATAGTACGACTTGTGTGACGATTATTTTCTGGCACCAATAACGTTCAGTACACCgataatattcaaaattggaTTCTAAGGCATCAATTATCCTCAAATCCATAGTAAATATAACCTGACTACAACCGTTGATCCTTTATTTACCATTTCTACTAAAGTAAATGAATACAAGTCAGAAACAATATCTACTACTAAGACTACtacaatgataataaataatatatgtattGATCTTTTAATTTGCAACTATATCACGTGCTGCAATGAAGATATAAGATTGAAAACTAAGAGTAGAcgatgaattgaaattttagaaCATGGTTCCAACGATATGATAGTGCTTAACACCAGAAGTTCCAAACCCTAGCGTAGAAAGGTTTTGCGGCAATAAATGCTCGTTCTTCGGCAAGTTCTTGCCTtaataaatccaaatctaAGTCTCTTCTACCagtatcaatatcaatatctttgGCCCTAATATAGAGTCTCCAGTTCCTTCTATAAAGCTTGTGACAGATATAGAAGAATAAAACAACTGGGAAACCAAGATAACTTTGGAAGAATGCACTTGGATCTGGAGAACTGCCCAATGGAAACAATGCGACCCAGAATTGGGCAATTAAGACCAAGATGTTTAAAGTCATACCAATATATGAGCCAATAAGGCCGACCTGAGAAGTGTATGCAATCTCGGAGGTATCTCTTCCTTGTACTTTCAAAGCCCTTCTGAATCTAATATGACAGAAGTTAATCGAACCCCAGGTAAAGATGGAAGAAAGACCGGACAAGGCCATCAACCAATTGAAAACCTCACCTTGCTTATCAGACGCAGAGACAAAACAAAGTAACCCAAAGGTGCATTGGACGATAATACCAACTAATGGACGACcctttttatcaatatagCCAAAAATCTTTGGCGCTTGTCTTGCAGCTGCTAATGCGGCTAGAGTTCTTGAAGAAGCAAAAACAGACGAATTACCGACAGATAAAACAGAAATCATAATGACAACATTCATGACCGATGGTAATCCACTAATCTCAGCATTTTTGATAGCAATAACGAAAGGAGAGGCTTTAGCGTCCACAGAAGAGTCAGAAAGTAATCTCTCGTCATCGTATCTAACCAATAAACCAACCAAGGTTAAAGAGATAAcataaaataaaacaattcTCCAGAAAACTTGCTTGGTCGCCTTTGGTAAAGACTTTCTTGGATTAGCAGATTCTGCAGAAGCTAACCCTACTAATTCAGTACCAGCAAAAGCAAAAGCAGCGGTGACGAAAACAGTACAGACACCTTTGAATCCATTAGCAAAGGCACCTGGATGTTGCCAGTATCTACCACCAAGGTAACCTTGAGGACCTACACCTCCTGCGGCAATAATTATACctaatataataaagcCCATTACTGCGGTGACTTTAATGAGGGagaaaataaattctgCTTCACCGTAACCTTTGACaccaaaaaaattaatactaACAATCAAAACATAGAAAATAGCCACAAACGCCGCCGAATTAATTGACAGGTTCCAATACTCAATAGTAATAGACGCCGCCACCAATTCTAACGGAAACACAACCAACCATTGCAAAGCATAGTTCCAAGCCATAGCAAACCCCCATGATGGACAAATAAAACGAGTATTGTAAGTAACGAAAGCACCAGAAACCGGGAATGTCACAGCCAATTCTCCTAACGCCTGGACAGTACAATAAATCATAACCccaatgataatataagCAATCAAAATCCCTGCTGGACCCCCGGTTCTCAAAGTAGTACCAGAACCCACAAAAAGACCTGTACCAATGGACCCGCCAATGGCGATCATCTGTAAGTGTCTGTTCTTCAAAGACCTCGACAATGGGGAGTTAGCAGTGATGATAGCAGCTCTTTCCACTTCCGATAAGTTAGGGTCAATTCCTAATTCAGTATCGTCGAATCTCCTAAAAGAGTCACGGAATTTCTCAAATTTGCCCATAGGGGCCTTGTTATCACTGGCTTCAAAAGCATCGACAAAAACTCCACCATCCTTCTCGTTGGACGTAGCAGCATCTGCTGACCTTATATAATTAAGTTCTTTTTCAGGCATCGTGCGATATATATGAGCCTATAATCACCGATCAATAgctttttgaataaaatcaGGTTTTCTTTGTTCGTTATTATTCCAGGATATTGTCTCGTACTTATATGTCCCCAGTGTTTGGCCAGGTTGGCTGCATTCAGTATTTAGTCCTtatcaattgcaaaattcccatagaaattattaaccCAATATACACGACCCCGCTACTCACTTTAGGTGACTAGTGATAACAATAGATAGTAGCGTATATCTGCATTCCAAAAAATGGCCGATCAAAAAATGCCGTAGTTTTTATCCTGCACTATtgtattttgaaatatgtaTCGACAGACTAGCTCAAACAGGCATTGATCTCTGTCGAACCGCATGTCTCCTGAGACTCAATATTCACATGTTGAAATAACTAGCATAATACCGAGTATTTGTCTAGGAATACGCGTAGAGCTTTACATGTAGATTTGACATGAATATCCGGATCCATGGATGCTAACGAACGTCCAGTCGTGAAAGTATAGCTGTACGGCTGGACATATGGTTAGAGCGTTGGCGGGAACGATAATTACGTCCAATTCAATTTCCTATCAGTTCACCTCGCATAAACAGGCGTCCCCAAGATACCAGGCGATCTCTACTCATGCAATAATGTGGTATATTCTGTTTTATCGTTATCTACAGATATGGATGATACAATACAAAAGGGGTTAGATAGATGGCGCCGTATGCCAATAGATTAGACCATCACGTGACCTGGCATATTTTGAAACAGTCTTGTTCTTGGAGGAGGTGGGGCCTGCCCAGGATTCTTCGTCTCATGGTTGCAATGGAACAGAGTGGAGAGGTGGATGCAAGAGGTATTGTTGCGAAATGACCCCATAAAGGAGCGGACGACGATTGCTAGGAATGACTACCGTGCAAAAAACCCTTCTGTGGCTACTCGACGCCGCGAAAGTACAGTGTTAGCGATATCTACTAGTAGTAGATATCGAATGCTTCTATCAATCATGATTACGTAACATCCCCTATTTAGTGATAACGATAAGCTATTGTGGGCTCACCATAGATACACACTAAGAGAGTCTATAGCGGCTAATATAGCCACCAGGTGTAAGATGGACAGAGACGGACGTTTCGGCGTTTTGGTGGACAGCTAGcttgtgaaaaattttagGGAATACTTCGACATATGCAGCAGAATATTATATCGAGGGAGAATATTATGAAAACGGAGCCAAAAAAATAACATGGACGTCAAACTGATAACAGAGCGATAGCC
Proteins encoded:
- a CDS encoding DEHA2C12034p (highly similar to uniprot|P38624 Saccharomyces cerevisiae YJL001W PRE3 20S proteasome beta-type subunit) produces the protein MNGISVDINHLKKGEVNLGTSIMAVTFKDGVILGADSRTTTGAYIANRVTDKLTQIHDTIYCCRSGSAADTQAVADIVKYHLQVYSSQLPNNEKPTTKVAANVFQELCYNNKDGLTAGIICAGYDKQNKGSVYSIPIGGSIHQQDYAIAGSGSTFIYGWCNENYKPEMEKDDCVQFIKTALSEAIKWDGSSGGVIRMVILTEKGVERLIFYPEDYQK
- a CDS encoding DEHA2C12012p (weakly similar to uniprot|P35176 Saccharomyces cerevisiae YDR304C CPR5 Peptidyl-prolyl cis-trans isomerase (cyclophilin) of the endoplasmic reticulum and uniprot|P23285 Saccharomyces cerevisiae YHR057C CPR2 Peptidyl- prolyl cis-trans isomerase (cyclophilin)) — encoded protein: MKGLLGILFLCISVVSLVIDKHALMDKLTVQEINFLYRDPLITHKVHIEITKLAKRKNKDGVKPVVIGEIHAGLFGYTVPFTVNNFIQLANKTNGYGYDDKTLFHRVIKDFMIQTGDYQFGEGYGGHSVYNNKGRFRDENFKLKHNKQGRMSMANGGPNTNGGQFFITTKDECSWLDGKHVVFGQIINGFDTLDLLNSARTDKNDRPKEEYVMSKITIETLDEDYLSTVDLSRVNDIGYDIMVGETSSSYTYISLFLLCAALGMLYRRWHYRRQAFSDMKDPDFY
- a CDS encoding DEHA2C12056p (similar to uniprot|P19145 Saccharomyces cerevisiae YKR039W GAP1 General amino acid permease); this translates as MPEKELNYIRSADAATSNEKDGGVFVDAFEASDNKAPMGKFEKFRDSFRRFDDTELGIDPNLSEVERAAIITANSPLSRSLKNRHLQMIAIGGSIGTGLFVGSGTTLRTGGPAGILIAYIIIGVMIYCTVQALGELAVTFPVSGAFVTYNTRFICPSWGFAMAWNYALQWLVVFPLELVAASITIEYWNSSINSAAFVAIFYVLIVSINFFGVKGYGEAEFIFSLIKVTAVMGFIILGIIIAAGGVGPQGYLGGRYWQHPGAFANGFKGVCTVFVTAAFAFAGTELVGLASAESANPRKSLPKATKQVFWRIVLFYVISLTLVGLLVRYDDERLLSDSSVDAKASPFVIAIKNAEISGLPSVMNVVIMISVLSVGNSSVFASSRTLAALAAARQAPKIFGYIDKKGRPLVGIIVQCTFGLLCFVSASDKQGEVFNWLMALSGLSSIFTWGSINFCHIRFRRALKVQGRDTSEIAYTSQVGLIGSYIGMTLNILVLIAQFWVALFPLGSSPDPSAFFQSYLGFPVVLFFYICHKLYRRNWRLYIRAKDIDIDTGRRDLDLDLLRQELAEERAFIAAKPFYARVWNFWC